A genomic segment from Sparus aurata chromosome 20, fSpaAur1.1, whole genome shotgun sequence encodes:
- the vps25 gene encoding vacuolar protein-sorting-associated protein 25 translates to MSFEWPWQYNFPPFFTLQPNVDTRQKQLAAWCSLALSYCRHHKLYTLDVMEAQESPVFNNKKIERKLSMEAIQVVFEELRKKGNLEWLDKNKSRCLVMWRRPEEWGKLIYQWVSKNGMVNSVFTLYELSNGDDTEGEEFHGLEEWMLLRSLQALQTDGKAEIITMEDGKGVKFF, encoded by the exons ATGAGTTTTGAGTGGCCCTGGCAATATAACTTCCCACCGTTTTTTAC GCTACAGCCCAATGTTGATacgagacagaaacagctggcGGCGTGGTGTTCGCTGGCTCTCTCTTACTGCCGACATCACAAGCTCTACACCCTGGACGTCATGGAGGCGCAGGAAAGCCCCGTGTTCAACAACAAGAAGATAGAAC GAAAACTATCAATGGAAGCGATTCAAGTTGTTTTTGAGGAATTGAGGAAAAAAG GGAACCTGGAGTGGTTGGACAAAAACAAGTCTCGGTGTTTAGTCATGTGGAGACGACCGGAGGAGTGGGGCAAGTTAATATACCAGTGG GTTTCCAAAAACGGGATGGTcaactctgtgtttacactttACGAGCTGTCCAACGGTGACGACACGGAAGGTGAAG AGTTCCACGGTTTAGAAGAGTGGATGCTGCTGCGCTCGTTGCAGGCGTTACAGACGGACGGCAAAGCGGAGATCATCACCATGGAGGACGGAAAGGGGGTCAAATTCTTCTGA